In Bacillus sp. DX3.1, the following proteins share a genomic window:
- the sdaAA gene encoding L-serine ammonia-lyase, iron-sulfur-dependent, subunit alpha: protein MFRNAAELVAQANEKNVKIAEIMIQCEMDTRSLSREEVLAGMERNLVVMEQAVERGIQGVKSPTGLTGGDAVKVQAYMKSGKGLSGHTILDAVSKAVATNEVNAAMGIICATPTAGSAGTVPGVLFALKGKLQPTRAEMIEFLFTAGAFGMVVANNACISGAAGGCQAEVGSASGMAAAAAVEMAGGTPEQAATAMSIALKNMLGLVCDPVAGLVEVPCVKRNAAGASNAMIAADLSLAGVTSMIPCDEVIEAMYRIGQTMPVALRETAEGGLAATPTGRRLQEEIFGKQNN from the coding sequence ATGTTTCGGAACGCAGCGGAACTAGTGGCACAAGCTAACGAAAAGAATGTAAAAATTGCAGAAATTATGATTCAATGTGAAATGGATACAAGAAGTCTTTCTCGTGAAGAAGTGCTTGCGGGCATGGAGAGAAACTTAGTTGTAATGGAACAAGCGGTTGAACGTGGTATTCAAGGCGTGAAATCTCCGACGGGCTTAACTGGCGGTGATGCGGTAAAAGTTCAAGCGTATATGAAGAGTGGAAAAGGGTTATCTGGACACACGATTTTGGATGCAGTGAGTAAGGCTGTTGCGACAAATGAAGTAAATGCAGCAATGGGAATTATTTGTGCAACACCAACAGCTGGATCGGCCGGAACTGTGCCAGGTGTACTCTTTGCTTTGAAGGGAAAATTACAGCCAACGCGTGCAGAAATGATTGAGTTTTTATTTACTGCAGGCGCATTTGGTATGGTTGTTGCCAATAATGCTTGTATTTCCGGTGCGGCTGGAGGTTGCCAAGCTGAGGTTGGCTCAGCAAGTGGTATGGCAGCTGCAGCAGCTGTGGAAATGGCAGGGGGAACGCCAGAGCAAGCAGCAACTGCTATGAGTATAGCCTTGAAAAATATGCTCGGTTTAGTATGTGATCCTGTTGCAGGTCTTGTAGAAGTTCCTTGCGTAAAACGGAATGCGGCAGGAGCATCGAATGCTATGATTGCGGCGGATTTATCACTAGCTGGTGTAACAAGTATGATTCCTTGTGATGAAGTAATTGAAGCGATGTACCGCATCGGGCAAACAATGCCGGTTGCACTGCGCGAGACAGCTGAGGGTGGACTTGCTGCAACACCGACAGGGCGCCGTCTACAGGAAGAAATTTTTGGTAAGCAAAATAACTAA
- the sdaAB gene encoding L-serine ammonia-lyase, iron-sulfur-dependent subunit beta, with the protein MKYRSVFDIIGPVMIGPSSSHTAGAARMGQVTRQLFRHEPERITISLYGSFAKTYRGHGTDVALVGGILGFETDDTRIPSALEIAKERGIEVDFIEEEANAPHPNTARIRLYKGEEEIEVVACSIGGGKIEVVELNGFDLQLSGTSPALLIVNNDRFGAIASVASILAKREINISTMSVSRKEKGRRALMVIETDELLADEVIEEIKGQSNICQVTIMD; encoded by the coding sequence ATGAAATATCGTTCAGTATTCGATATTATCGGTCCAGTTATGATTGGTCCGTCTAGTTCACATACAGCAGGAGCAGCGAGAATGGGGCAGGTTACTCGCCAACTTTTCCGTCATGAACCGGAAAGAATTACAATCTCGTTATACGGTTCATTTGCGAAAACATATCGTGGTCATGGTACAGATGTGGCGCTTGTTGGGGGAATATTAGGATTTGAAACAGATGATACACGTATTCCAAGTGCATTGGAAATTGCAAAAGAACGCGGGATTGAAGTGGATTTTATCGAGGAAGAAGCAAATGCACCTCATCCAAATACAGCGAGAATTCGTTTGTATAAAGGAGAAGAGGAAATCGAGGTTGTCGCTTGTTCAATCGGTGGTGGCAAGATTGAAGTTGTGGAATTAAATGGTTTTGATTTACAACTATCTGGAACAAGTCCGGCACTTCTTATCGTCAATAATGATCGCTTTGGAGCAATTGCATCTGTAGCTTCCATACTTGCGAAACGCGAAATTAATATTAGTACAATGAGTGTATCGCGTAAGGAAAAAGGAAGAAGAGCGCTTATGGTTATTGAAACGGATGAATTATTGGCAGATGAAGTTATTGAGGAAATTAAAGGGCAATCAAATATTTGTCAAGTTACCATTATGGATTAA
- a CDS encoding PTS sugar transporter subunit IIC: MEIIKGTLLLLFVLSLFSLFSFKAPNGMKAMGALANAAVASFLVEAFQLYVGGDLIGIPFLKEVGESAGSLGGVAGATLVALAMGVSPVYAMLVGASVLKFGLLPGFIAGYLISFLVKQIEKRVPEGLDLIACIVIAAPLTRLIAQGMDPVVTATLKQIGGVITSAADTNPIVMGIILGGIITVVATAPLSSMALTALLGLTGLPMAIGALSVTSSSFMNYVFFKRMKFGDKRTTIAVAIEPLTQADLISANPIPVYVTNFIGGATAGVIISMFDLINNATGTATPIAGLMVMYGFNDPMKVTLCFLCIMVSGIVSGYIGSLLFKNYPIRTAAQIRGVSGKATGSAA; encoded by the coding sequence ATGGAAATTATTAAAGGAACCTTATTATTATTATTCGTACTCAGTCTTTTTTCACTCTTTAGTTTCAAAGCACCAAATGGTATGAAAGCAATGGGAGCATTAGCAAACGCAGCCGTAGCGAGTTTCTTAGTTGAAGCGTTTCAACTATATGTTGGTGGGGATTTAATCGGTATACCGTTTTTAAAAGAAGTCGGGGAATCCGCGGGTAGCTTAGGCGGAGTTGCTGGGGCAACTCTTGTAGCATTAGCAATGGGTGTATCACCAGTTTATGCTATGCTTGTAGGGGCTTCTGTGTTAAAATTTGGATTGCTACCAGGATTTATTGCTGGTTATCTTATTTCGTTTTTAGTAAAGCAAATTGAAAAGCGTGTACCAGAAGGATTAGATTTAATCGCATGTATCGTAATTGCAGCACCATTAACAAGGTTGATTGCACAAGGTATGGATCCAGTCGTAACAGCGACATTGAAGCAAATTGGTGGTGTCATTACCTCTGCAGCTGATACAAACCCAATTGTAATGGGGATTATTTTAGGTGGTATCATCACGGTTGTTGCGACAGCACCGTTAAGCTCTATGGCGTTAACAGCACTTCTTGGTTTAACAGGCTTACCGATGGCAATTGGAGCGTTGTCGGTGACGAGTTCATCCTTTATGAACTATGTATTCTTTAAACGAATGAAGTTTGGTGATAAACGTACGACAATTGCCGTTGCAATTGAGCCATTAACGCAGGCAGATTTAATTTCAGCAAATCCAATTCCTGTGTATGTTACAAACTTTATTGGCGGTGCAACAGCAGGTGTTATTATTTCAATGTTTGATCTTATTAATAATGCAACAGGAACAGCGACACCAATCGCGGGACTTATGGTTATGTATGGTTTTAATGACCCGATGAAAGTGACATTGTGTTTCTTGTGTATTATGGTGTCTGGTATTGTTTCAGGATATATCGGTTCGCTTCTATTTAAAAATTATCCAATTCGAACAGCGGCACAAATTCGTGGTGTGAGTGGGAAAGCAACAGGATCGGCAGCTTAA
- the rnz gene encoding ribonuclease Z: MEFVFLGTGAGVPSKGRNVSSIALQLLEERGETWLFDCGEATQHQILHTSVRPRRIEKIFITHLHGDHIFGLPGLLGSRSFQGGTTSLTVYGPKGIKQFIEVALSVSTTHVKYPLEIVEITEEGLVFEDKQFYVETKRLSHGIECFGYRVVEKDIQGHLLIDKLLEVGVKPGPIFKRLKDGETVELEDGRVLHGKDFIGPPQKGRIITILGDTRYCEASRQLAQDADVLVHEATFAAEDVEQAHDYFHSTTEQAARIALQANVKRLILTHISSRYQGETYKELLQEAQALFLNTEMALDLRHFHVDR, from the coding sequence GTGGAATTTGTGTTTTTAGGAACAGGTGCTGGCGTTCCTTCAAAAGGAAGAAATGTTTCATCTATTGCTTTACAATTGTTAGAAGAACGAGGTGAAACGTGGCTATTTGATTGCGGTGAAGCAACGCAACATCAAATTTTACATACATCGGTGCGTCCGCGCCGCATTGAAAAAATATTTATTACGCACTTGCATGGCGATCATATTTTTGGATTACCTGGTTTACTAGGAAGCCGTTCCTTTCAAGGTGGAACAACATCATTAACAGTGTACGGACCGAAGGGAATTAAACAATTTATTGAAGTGGCGTTGTCAGTTAGTACAACGCATGTTAAATATCCACTTGAAATTGTTGAAATTACAGAAGAAGGTCTCGTATTTGAGGACAAGCAATTTTATGTGGAAACGAAGCGATTATCACATGGGATTGAATGTTTTGGATACCGTGTTGTAGAGAAAGATATACAAGGGCACCTTCTTATTGATAAGTTGTTAGAAGTAGGAGTGAAGCCGGGACCAATTTTTAAACGCTTAAAAGATGGAGAAACAGTTGAGTTAGAAGATGGAAGAGTATTGCATGGCAAAGATTTTATCGGTCCGCCACAAAAAGGAAGAATCATTACCATCTTAGGTGATACACGTTATTGTGAAGCAAGTAGACAGCTTGCACAAGATGCTGATGTTCTTGTTCATGAAGCCACGTTTGCGGCGGAAGATGTAGAGCAAGCACATGATTACTTCCACTCTACAACAGAGCAAGCGGCTCGTATTGCATTGCAAGCAAATGTGAAGAGGTTAATTTTAACACATATTAGTTCGCGTTATCAGGGAGAAACATATAAAGAGCTTTTACAAGAAGCACAAGCATTATTTTTGAATACAGAAATGGCTCTGGACTTGAGACATTTTCATGTAGATCGTTAA
- a CDS encoding DUF3932 family protein yields MKEVFRLQTDLSSSFDRWVSSFVSDHPAQLQWTILKELIQEYTSLHTNQTLPEYISSSITYYAQRISTPNNSEIVIYENPHLS; encoded by the coding sequence ATGAAAGAAGTATTTCGCTTACAAACTGATTTATCCTCTTCATTTGATCGCTGGGTAAGTTCTTTCGTTTCTGACCATCCAGCACAATTACAATGGACTATTTTAAAAGAACTAATCCAGGAGTATACATCTTTGCATACAAACCAAACATTACCGGAATATATTTCTTCGTCCATCACATATTATGCACAGCGTATTTCTACACCAAACAATTCAGAAATTGTCATTTATGAAAATCCTCATCTATCCTAA
- a CDS encoding YhcN/YlaJ family sporulation lipoprotein, translated as MKTLKIFTIVSLAIISLFGCAGNRNDKALDNRGNNGVRNVRYEGNNNDLQRVRNNTDGVNNNETRLHVANKAADRIVELDEVDKANVIVTNRNAYVAVVLRDGVKGDITKQLENKIADQVRATDPDIRNVFVSSNPDFVDRMRDYTRKIENGKPVEGLFEEFTEGVRRVFPNAR; from the coding sequence TTGAAAACGTTAAAGATTTTTACGATCGTTTCTTTGGCAATTATTTCACTATTTGGATGTGCAGGAAATCGAAATGATAAAGCGCTGGATAATCGTGGAAACAACGGAGTACGAAATGTTAGATATGAAGGCAACAACAATGATCTTCAAAGGGTTAGAAATAATACAGATGGTGTCAATAATAATGAAACACGTCTACACGTAGCAAATAAAGCAGCTGACCGAATTGTCGAATTAGACGAAGTGGACAAGGCCAATGTAATTGTCACAAACAGAAATGCCTATGTTGCAGTCGTTTTGCGCGATGGAGTAAAGGGCGACATCACAAAGCAATTAGAGAACAAAATTGCTGATCAAGTAAGAGCTACAGACCCAGATATTCGCAATGTATTTGTATCATCAAACCCTGATTTTGTAGATCGAATGAGAGACTATACAAGAAAAATTGAAAACGGTAAACCAGTAGAAGGTTTATTTGAAGAATTTACAGAAGGCGTTCGAAGAGTATTTCCTAACGCTCGCTAA